The Ziziphus jujuba cultivar Dongzao chromosome 5, ASM3175591v1 genome segment AGCAGTAGAAAGTTGAGAGAGGCAGATTGGAGAGAGATATTTATCCATATGTCTTCACCTAGGAAGAAGGCTTAGTTAGATAGTCTTTAGCTAGATTATCATATATCATAATTATATCTGTAGTAGGATTTGATATATTAGGATTTAATTTTGTCGGTTTAATGTTTGTGGAATaatatgtttggatttttttagatttttatatgttttatatgtttggatttttatactTTATATGTTTAGATGATATGTTCAAATGAATGCTATGTTTGCCTACACTTGGTTAATGGTGTCCTTGATTATTGGATGGTTAAATTGTTTTAGAAGTTGAGATCTTTTAATTCTTTcgtcttaatatatatttatattttaatattatatgcagGAAGGACAATAGGTAAAACTAATCTATGGATGATATAAATAGTTCCTCTTCTTCTAGTTCAGATGAAGAGTTTCAAGACTTTATGATATTTCTTGATGTATGTGAGTACACTAAACGTTTTCTAGAAAAAATACCTCAAAGAACTTCAATGTTGAGTggtcaaaattttataacagaATTATTGAATGGGAGTGCAAAAACATGCTATGAGTTGTTTCGaatgaacaaaaatatttttctttctctttgtacTTGTTTGAAGCAACATGAATATTTGAAAGATACTAAATAAGTTAGAGTTAAAGAAGCACTTGCTATGTTTCTTATAATAATTGGTCACAATGTTGGAATGAGACTTATAGCGGATCGTTTTCAACATTCCCTTGAAACTGTGGATAGACATTTCACTTTGACACTAAGAGCAATATGTAGACTTGGAAAAGAATTGATATGTCATACAAACTCTCCATTGCCTTCACATATCgtcaaaaatccaaaatattttccatgGTTTGAGGTAAATACttgtttttgtaaatataatttatgaattttattactcttagttacttttttaaaactaatactgtaatattttggtgtttttagaaATGTATTGGTGCAATTGATGGCACACACATAAGCGCACATGTTCCTGCTGAAAAGCAAGTTAGCTATAGAGGTAGAAAATCTATAGTGACTCAAAATGTTTTATGTGCATGCAATTTCAACATGATGTTTACTTTCGTTTATGCTGGTTGGGAGGGCACTACAAATGATTCAAGAGTTTTTCTTCATGCAATTACAAAATccgaaaataaatttccattacCTAAAGAaggtaaacataaaaaattttattgtcttatttgatgttttttagtataaaaaatttccatacatgatttcattttttgtatctttttaGGTGAATATTATGTTGTTGATTCTGGATTTCCATGTACCATGGGTTTTCTTCCTTCATTTCGAGGTGAAAGATATCATTTGCAAGAATATCATGGTAGAGGTCCCCAACCAAGAGGACCAAAAGAATTGTTTAATTATAGGCATTCTTCACTTAGAAATGTTATTGAACGTTGCTTTGGTGTGTTGAAAGTGCATTtcgaattttgaaaatgatgcCACCTTACAAGCAAAGTAGATAACCTTTGATAGTTATAGCTTGTTGTACACTACATAATTTCATTTGAAAGTGGGCACAAAATGATGTTATGTTTACAcaatgggaagaagaagaacaagagattgaagatgaagaagctaGTACAAGTGGATCAAACAAGTGTAGATTTGTCAGACGAAGCAGCAACAGCTATGGCAGCTTATCGAAATCAACTTTAACAAGTAATGTGGCATGACTATGTTATTCATATGtaaaattagtaatttaatggatatttataGCTGGAGATTTTATATTagacttataaaatttaatttcctgttagcaacaattattttattatatactatCAATTacgttttattatataataatagacaaaaaaattcaacggaaaaaaaaagttatattagatttcaatatatattttatattatatatgtatataattcattaatatgggaatgaattaatattatgtaaatatatataaatatattatagctacatatattatatataaggttttttgtatgaaagaaaaataaataaaaaccttgtatgtaacccaaaaataaaaaaataaaaaaataaaaacaaaaaactgtttaaaaacatgtaaccaaacatattttctattttttggtgttgaaaactgttttcaaacaTCAATGGCCAAACAAGAGaaaacagttttctattttcatttctgaaaacaatgtttcaaaaacagaaaacagaaaacatggcCAAACAGGCCCTTAAACTCTTTCAATCTGACATGAAGGCATAGAAAAGGTCTATATACCATCCACAAACAAGCCTTTCATTGTCCTCTCAGCAAAATTCTTAAGCCCCacataatagtaaaaatatcaAACACCTTTGATGAATATTCCTACTCATAAAAATGATTCAATTATACACATTTCCTACttctttttgaaatattttcctATTTTCCAAACAATGACAGTTCTTCCTTCTATACTCCCAGCTTCATTTGTCCAACTCTCAAATTTAGATTCTATGGTAGTAGTGGTAGTAATAGTAGTAGAAGTAAAATCCACTACAGTGGAAACTCAAGTGAGAGCATTGAACATGGTGATAATGGGTTAACTAGTTTTCATGAAAATCCCACCTCCTAGACCTCATAGGATAATGCTGGTTTCACATGGTCAGAGTGAAGGAAACCTATATAAGATGGCTTATAGAAGAGTTGCTGATCCAAAAATTGCACtgacaaagaaaggaaaagctGAAGCTGAATAATGTGGGAAAAGAATCAAAGAGATGATTGAGAAAGACAATCTTCTCTATATATCTCCCTATAGAAAAGCACATGGAACATTTGAAAAGTCCTGTTCGAAAGCGCTCAAGAATTGCTGGTATGAGAGAAGATTCTCGTTTAAGATAGCATGATTTTGGTACATAGAAGAGCCTATTCTAAGAGAGCAAGATTTTGGTACATACTACACAGATTAACAAAACCCATTTAGTTTTTTTGAAATCTTTATGTGATCCTTTGAACTGGGTTTgatttagatttttcttttgggAAAAGGAAATTTTCATGATGAGGAGCACTGAGAGTAGACATTGATATTGGAAGTTTTCAGCAACTAGTTGATAGAAACCCAAAAATGAACAAGGTGATTGCCTCACATAGTCTACCCCTTCGGACTGTTTCTAATGGGGTGGTACAAATAACAAATGGACGGCTGAACAGTTTGTGAGACTTAGAAACTTGGGTAATGGAAACATGGTTGTTATGGAGAAAGGTTATAGTGGAAGGTAATTTTCTTCATCATCTTGATACTGAGTTATCAGGAACAGGGCAAAAGCATGCATTATATCTCAATTGGTACAAAATCTTCAAATAatcatacaattatatatatatatatatatagcttaaaTGAGACGAGACCCAAACTATATGTATAATGTTCTGTACACCAAAACTAGGTCAAAACAATTTCTGTGGTAAATCAGACAAGTAGACATGATGAATTATCTCCTATATCTGTTATTTTCTTTCTCGGACCTTAGGAAATATGATTTCAGAGGGTGCGTTTGGCATATATAATGGACTCTCTGTATgatagaaatatgaaattatgccctaactctctctctctctctctctctctctctatttctatttctctttctgttttggaaaattatatGAGAGCTAAGGACAGTGGGGGAAGTTGCACCCACCCAAAAAGAACGCTCTGCTATTTGACTCGGAATGCAAGCAATAGTGAGCTATGGCACACTTTCTATGTACTTGAAGATTTTAagcaaacaagaagaagaaaaaaaaatgttaaagttgTTGGAAGCACCGGTGCTTTCAGAGAAAGGTTACCTTGCAGATGTGGCAACGGCTAGCCCCTGGTGGGAGGACGACAACGGCGAACGGCACGATAGTGGTGCGAGGAAGATGACGGCGGCAAACGGTATGGAAGGCGTTGCCTTTCGTGTCTCTCCTCTGTCTCTGGTAGCTCTCAATCGAACGACTCTTGCCGACACAACGATGGACGAGGATGATGCCGATGAACAGGAGACAAATGTCGGTGAAAATGGCGGCTGGGatggtaatttttaaaatgccctagctgcgttttcaaagggaaagtaaaaaaaacaaaaccgaaacaaaaaaaaaataactaaacacGACAAAAAGccttttgatagagaaaagaacaaaaaaaataaaagaaaaaatatagataagggtactttagtccgaaaaggtaaaatattggttagttttttaaaaaaaaaaaaaattgctattctTCCAAAAACAATTTACGGAATGGCTAGTTCTGACAAAAGCCCTATTTGTTTTGCACAATATAGATTCTGAGGCCCAATGAATTTATGTCCAATGGCTTTAGCGTCTCACACttaatattttgggttttttcgataaatagccatcttacaactccattttagaaaaatagcaaaaattttttttaaaaaaaaaactagccaccttgggacaaaaatacccttgataaaattgaaaattacgcaaaaggttttttttttaccctttcctttcttcctctacacagccgttcgtggggtttctacacagccgttcgtggggtttctctaaggtcactttttgcatctcatcgcctctcactctcatttttttgtattttctcatatctcaaactaaaatcaggtaaaaattttatcttttttcttattagatgaaagtaaggaaatatgtgttttttttgttttttctctttctcttttttcttgtaagttttattagtttaggattttttaagctttttatttgatatgggtatgtaagaaattaatttatgagatgttatatgtgattttaaagatacttaggtggcatatggtttgaaaatgggagaaattttgtgtaaaactgaaaaattgcgaaaaacagtaaaaacggaggaaatttggcgaaaaagatgaacttccgccaatttcctccagtttgtcagttttcgcaaaatttccgccaatgttccgccaattttccgtcaattttccgccaattttccaccagttttcagccaattttccgccatttttctgCCAGTTCGTGGAAAATGGCGCTGCTtttaaagggaaagggaaaatggcgctgcttctaaagggaaagggaaaatggcgctgctggtgtgcttctaaagggaaagggaaaatggcgctgctggtgtgttttttgcttgaagtgaaaatggcgctgctggtgtgtttctaaagggaaagggaaagctttGTTTTTATGTCCTAGTTCTGTttcgaaaggaaaagggaatggagggaaaaaaaaaaaaaaaaaaaaaccaaaaac includes the following:
- the LOC107417030 gene encoding uncharacterized protein LOC107417030; translated protein: MSAAIQAWIETAKAKTEVAKAKAEKYKSSYSVDDNSIDNAKDCSIATCVSLLEAIDGVDNATYLKAKCIGAIDGTHISAHVPAEKQVSYRGRKSIVTQNVLCACNFNMMFTFVYAGWEGTTNDSRVFLHAITKSENKFPLPKEGEYYVVDSGFPCTMGFLPSFRGERYHLQEYHGRGPQPRGPKELFNYRHSSLRNVIERCFGVLKVHFEF